Below is a window of Caballeronia insecticola DNA.
CCGCTATGTGAATCGACTGAGCAAGCTCGGCCGCGTCGCGCGCGACGTGTTCAACACGCTCGCCGTGCGTCCCTATGTGAAGCGGCGCGTCGCGGAACTCGCGCGCAGGCACGCGCTGATCGTCGATTACGACATGTCGCTGCGCCGTCTCGCAGGCCGCTTCGGCCCCGCGTGGCTCGGCGTGAATCACTTCAGCTTCGATGCGCGCCTCGCCCATCGCGCGCGCAAGAAGCGGCGTCTGACCGCGCAGTTCGCGCGCTACGACGGCGTCGCGGCGCTCAACGAACACATGGCCGAGGAAGCGCGCAAGATGTTCGGCGACGCGCTCAAGCGTCTGTTCGTGCTGCCCAATGCCATCGACATCGACCGCATCCGGGACAACGCGAGCGCGCAGGAAACGCCGCCATGCGACGCGCCTTATATCGTGTCGGTCGCGCGGCTCGACGAAATTCAGAAGGACCATCGCACGCTGTTGCGCGCCTTTGCCGAACTCGTGCGCGTCGGGCAGATCGAGGAGCATCTCGTGATCGTCGGCGATGGCGCGTTTCGCGGCGAACTCGAAGCGCTCGCGAAGGAGTTCGGCATCGCCGCGCGCGTGCATTTCGCGGGCTATCGCAACAATCCGCATGCGCTCGTCGCGGGCGCACGGCTGCAGGTGCTGAGTTCGCGCTACGAAGGTATGCCGATGGTGCTGCTCGAAGCGCTCGCGCTCGGCAAGCCGGTCATCGCAAGCGACTGTCCGACCGGCCCGCGCGAAATTCTCGGCGACGGCCGCTTCGGCATTCTGTTCGACGTCGGCGCGGCCGATCAGCTCGCCATTGCGTTGCGCCGCGTGCTCACCGACGAATCGCTGCACAAGCATATGTCGGCGCGGGCGCTGGAACGCGCGGGGGAATATGGCATCGCCGCGAGCAACGAGCGCTTCGCGCGCTGTGCGGCAGCGTTGCTCGAAGCCGAAGCGTTCGCCGGATAACGCTAGTCGGACAAAGCGGACGGCTGCTTCGCCGCTTCGCTTTCTTCCAGCAAGGCGCTCAGCACGCTCACGGTGCGCGCCGTCGCGCCGCGATGCGCCGCCGCGAACGCCGAAGCCGCCGCGCTCATCGAAAGGCGTCGGGTCTTGTCGGTGAAGATTTCGCGCAGGCCGCGCGCCAGTTCCTGCGGATCCTGCACGCGCAGCGCGGCACCGGCGGCGATCGCATCGTTGGTCGCCTGCGTGAAATTGAAGGTGTGCGGTCCGATCAGCACCGGCACGCCCGCCGCGCACGCCTCGATCAGATTCTGCCCGCCGAGCGGCAACAAGCTCCCGCCGATGAACGCCAGATCCGCCGCCGCGTAGTACGCGCCGAGTTCGCCCATCGAATCGCCGAGCAGAACCTGCACGCTCGCCGGCAGCGGCTCCGGCACGTCCGCGCCCGAGCCCGCCGCAACCGGCTTGGGCGCCCAGACGGAGCGGCGCGCGCTCGTCAGCCCGAGACTTGCGATCAGCGCCGACACTTCATCGAAACGTTGCGGATGGCGCGGCACCAGAATCAGCAACGCATGGGGCACGTTGAGCGCGGCGAACGCGCGCAGCACCAGCGTTTCCTCGCCTTCGCGCGTGCTCGCCGCAACCCACACGGGCCGCTCGCCGATCGCCGCGCGCCACGCATGACCGCGCGCGACCAGTTCGGGCGGCGCGCTCATGTCGAACTTCAGATTGCCGAGCACCGCGACGTTGCGCGCGCCGAGCGCGGACAGCCGCTCGGCGTCGGACGGCGTCTGCGCGAGCACGCGCGTGAAGCCGCCGAACACTTCGCGCACCGCGCGGCCGAAACGCGCCGCCCGCCGGAACGAGCGCGCCGACATGCGCGCGTTGGTCAGCACGAGCGGCACATCGGCGCGTTTGCATTCGTCGATGAGCGTCGGCCAGACTTCCGTCTCCATCACGATGCCGAGCGACGGCCGCCACGCGCGCAGAAAACGCCGCACGAGAATCGGCAGATCGTAGGGAAGATACGCGCGCAGC
It encodes the following:
- a CDS encoding glycosyltransferase, with product MSTAAQLPRTAPVASAPRDGDRIPVLFHIVDFGDGGIESSLIQWLRIFDRARFVVTLSVMHPSPAFHNRFRALIPNDVEIEILADKAWLNYFQSRRYVNRLSKLGRVARDVFNTLAVRPYVKRRVAELARRHALIVDYDMSLRRLAGRFGPAWLGVNHFSFDARLAHRARKKRRLTAQFARYDGVAALNEHMAEEARKMFGDALKRLFVLPNAIDIDRIRDNASAQETPPCDAPYIVSVARLDEIQKDHRTLLRAFAELVRVGQIEEHLVIVGDGAFRGELEALAKEFGIAARVHFAGYRNNPHALVAGARLQVLSSRYEGMPMVLLEALALGKPVIASDCPTGPREILGDGRFGILFDVGAADQLAIALRRVLTDESLHKHMSARALERAGEYGIAASNERFARCAAALLEAEAFAG
- the waaA gene encoding lipid IV(A) 3-deoxy-D-manno-octulosonic acid transferase, whose translation is MLRVVYRALWWIVAPLAVLRLFIRSRKERGYREHIGERFGGIPARGARSAGDLAPLIWVHAVSVGETRAAQPLILALQKAHPEARILLTHMTPSGRATGIELFGDRVLRAYLPYDLPILVRRFLRAWRPSLGIVMETEVWPTLIDECKRADVPLVLTNARMSARSFRRAARFGRAVREVFGGFTRVLAQTPSDAERLSALGARNVAVLGNLKFDMSAPPELVARGHAWRAAIGERPVWVAASTREGEETLVLRAFAALNVPHALLILVPRHPQRFDEVSALIASLGLTSARRSVWAPKPVAAGSGADVPEPLPASVQVLLGDSMGELGAYYAAADLAFIGGSLLPLGGQNLIEACAAGVPVLIGPHTFNFTQATNDAIAAGAALRVQDPQELARGLREIFTDKTRRLSMSAAASAFAAAHRGATARTVSVLSALLEESEAAKQPSALSD